The following coding sequences are from one Mytilus trossulus isolate FHL-02 chromosome 8, PNRI_Mtr1.1.1.hap1, whole genome shotgun sequence window:
- the LOC134727570 gene encoding collagen alpha-2(VIII) chain-like, with translation MKATLKADIDVAELNKVLQKYIHQEVTKSVKGAIFNQMEGTVDQITDNVTRLIQSNVDAKIDKFQDCQCSNRETTPAFSSVLTHDQSYSANVSIKFDRVVVNIKDGYDPTTGIFTAPSKGVYHISSTVMNAKGHKLWVSLYLNDVRVSSIWLNPSSKTFEMGTTNMILDLKEGDKVSIRSRSNYTVHSNQDIYSSFSGYLIMN, from the exons ATGAAAGCTACATTAAAAGCTGACATAGACGTTGCCGAACTTAAtaaagttttgcaaaaatatattcatCAAGAAGTGACAAAATCTGTCAAAGGAGCGATCTTCAATCAAATGGAGGGAACTGTTGATCAAATAACCGATAATGTGACACGATTAATACAGTCTAATGTTGATGctaaaattgacaaatttcaaG ATTGTCAGTGTTCTAACAGGGAGACAACACCAGCATTTTCATCTGTTCTCACACATGATCAAAGCTATTCAGCAAATGTTTCTATCAAGTTTGACAGAGTTGTAGTCAACATTAAAGACGGCTACGACCCAACGACAGGTATTTTCACTGCACCTAGTAAAGGAGTGTATCATATATCGTCAACTGTGATGAACGCAAAAGGACACAAACTGTGGGTTAGTCTTTACCTTAATGACGTGCGGGTGTCAAGTATTTGGTTAAATCCTTCAagtaaaacttttgaaatgGGTACAACCAATATGATATTGGATCTGAAAGAAGGAGACAAAGTATCTATAAGGTCACGTAGTAATTACACAGTTCACAGTAATCAGGATATATACAGCTCATTCTCTGGCTATCTGATtatgaattaa